In Cololabis saira isolate AMF1-May2022 chromosome 10, fColSai1.1, whole genome shotgun sequence, a single window of DNA contains:
- the LOC133452417 gene encoding rho guanine nucleotide exchange factor 18-like isoform X1, which translates to MTVTPQKFNPQQSLFRDTSPRSNTAQMEETDGLRLRLPHEDSVSLVSTLSEPINLEDSHYAQMRCELESDAENLEAENWSVTVEQNYLKTLNKEDVKRQDVIYELIQTEMHHVRTLKILFYVYMHELKRSLPLDEGRLERLFPRVETLLSLHQHFLDRLKELQGQEEGATDYYHITQLGDILSSQFSGTLGEQMMESYSFFCSRQSEAISFYKEQIQSNKKLQLLIRNIGQLPLVRRLGIPECFLLVAQRITKYPLLVERIIQNTAADTEECRSLQKSLGLIKETISQVNTQVSEYEKVVRLREISLRLEPKTPGRLKDGQVFRREDLMQGNRMLLHEGTVTLKYSGRQKDVLAVLLSDVLLLLQEKDQKLLFVNVENKPPVISLQRLIVREVAHEDKAMYLICACTSIMPEMYEIHTSSKEECFTWMTLIREAVNSHREEELYHEQIAMLQHFQDILKVTDDQIIQSLSEKQQLFAALYEYVTAQETPHKGLLLRGDTTDLQQGEVLLNGAIMEVENLQNLLFMTIRDPNFLTEENDLQGESQRSTNTPEVTDDADAVENPIDSESFPLHVAQTSSDHPSQEIPFSEGLEQSADDEGQTLPEPSWTSTWSQSSGTALCDSVIMLAQRLYSLQAVIAKQDSRIELQQAFTTKSKNPARHYSNVLLEQEKQRNLEKQKEELANLNKVQIQLREEQQRWEKDRERHRNTVEALEARLQQREEECKRWEDELNEEKSELERQRKSYQQDLERLRETTKSVDKERERLIQEKDRLDKLKTKLIQNPGHGNYDNPAQSLSAYSSFRESVVNGGGTLTATRRTPVLPTSLSNLREMPPKVPPRRESISPHAAKRELPVHLISTTNQVQKPAAVQQKIPTKLAAAKGKEKSSKGKRSHQRTQSAASIDVNQVLPIRVMGKEGGSLKSRRSSSPQRILTSDTFRPPGVAPSVKPSQSFIVHKRGGADGPPPTPPPFPKDILEKVKDKVLFL; encoded by the exons ACTCCCATTATGCTCAGATGCGATGTGAGCTCGAGTCTGATGCCGAGAATCTGGAGGCAGAGAACTGGAGCGTCACTGTGGAGCAGAACTACCTGAAGACCCTGAACAAAGAGGATGTGAAAAGACAGGATGTCATCTACG AGTTGATCCAGACAGAGATGCACCATGTCCGCACTTTAAAAATCCTTTTCTACGTGTATATGCATGAGCTGAAGCGCTCTCTTCCACTCGACGAGGGCCGGCTGGAGCGGCTCTTCCCGAGAGTTGAAACTTTGCTCAGCCTCCACCAGCACTTCCTCGACCGCCTCAAAGAGCTCCAGGGTCAAGAGGAGGGAGCCACAGACTACTACCACATCACCCAGCTGGGGGATATTCTTAGCAGTCAG tttTCAGGTACACTGGGAGAACAGATGATGGAGAGTTACAGCTTTTTTTGCAGTCGTCAGAGTGAAGCCATCAGCTTCTACAAAGAGCAGATTCAGAGCAACAAGAAGCTACAACTTCTTATCAGA AACATAGGTCAGCTGCCTCTAGTGCGACGATTGGGAATCCCTGAATGTTTCCTACTGGTGGCCCAACGTATCACAAAATATCCTCTCCTGGTGGAACGAATCATCCAGAACACTGCAG CTGACACAGAGGAGTGTAGGTCTCTGCAGAAAAGTCTGGGGCTGATCAAAGAGACAATCTCCCAAGTGAACACTCAGGTTAGCGAGTATGAGAAGGTCGTTCGTCTGAGAGAGATCAGCCTTCGCCTTGAGCCAAAAACTCCTGGTCGGCTGAAGGATGGCCAGGTGTTTCGCAGAGAGGATCTGATGCAGGGCAACAGGATGCTTCTGCATGAAGGCACCGTCACGCTGAAGTACTCTGGCAGACAGAAAG ATGTTCTCGCTGTGCTGCTGTCAGATGTACTCCTTCTCTTACAAGAGAAGGATCAGAAACTTCTATTTGTTAACGTG GAAAACAAGCCGCCGGTGATATCCCTTCAAAGACTGATCGTCAGAGAAGTGGCCCATGAGGACAAAGCCATGTATCTCATCTGTGCATGCACCTCCATCATGCCTGAGATGTATGAGATCCACACGAGCTCCAAAGAAGAATGTTTCACCTGGATGACCCTCATACGAGAAGCTGTGAACAG TCATCGGGAAGAGGAGCTGTACCATGAACAAATTGCTATGCTACAACATTTTCAGG ACATTCTGAAGGTCACAGATGACCAGATCATACAAAGCCTGTCAGAGAAACAGCAACTCTTTGCTGCTCTGTACGAGTACGTGACGGCACAAGAAACTCCCCACAAAGGACTACTGCTGCGTGGAGACAcgactgacctccagcaggggGAGGTGCTGCTTAATGGAGCCATCATGGAGG TGgaaaacctgcagaacctgctctTCATGACAATAAGGGATCCAAACTTTCTTACGGAGGAGAACGACCTGCAAGGAGAGTCACAGAGGAGCACCAACACCCCTGAAGTGACGGATG atgcagATGCAGTTGAGAACCCGATTGATAGTGAGAGCTTTCCCCTGCACGTCGCTCAAACCAGCAGTGACCACCCGTCCCAGGAGATTCCCTTTTCTGAAGGCCTCGAGCAGTCT GCTGATGACGAAGGGCAAACCCTCCCAGAACCGAGCTGGACTTCAACCTGGAGCCAGTCCTCTGGGACGGCG TTGTGTGACAGTGTGATAATGCTTGCACAGAGGCTCTACAGCTTACAA GCCGTCATTGCCAAGCAGGACAGCAGGATTGAGCTCCAACAAGCTTTCACAACAAAGAGCAAAAATCCCGCTCGTCACTACAGCAACGTGCTCCTTGAGCAGGAGAAGCAGCGCAACTTGGAGAAGCAAAAAGAGGAGCTCGCCAACTTAAACAAGGTGCAGATACAGCTTCGAGAGGAGCAGCAGCGCTGGGAAAAGGACAGGGAGCGACATAGGAACACAGTCGAGGCTCTGGAGGCTCGGCTGCAACAGAGGGAAGAGGAGTGCAAACGGTGGGAGGACGAGCTGAATGAGGAGAAGTCTGAGCTGGAGCGGCAGAGGAAAAGCTACCAGCAGGACCTGGAGAGACTGAGGGAGACCACAAAATCAGTGGACAAGGAGAGGGAGCGCCTGATTCAGGAGAAAGATCGCTTGGACAAGTTGAAGACAAAGTTAATTCAAAATCCAGGACACGGGAATTATGATAATCCTGCACAA AGTCTTTCCGCTTATTCGTCATTCAGGGAAAGCGTAGTGAACGGAGGTGGGACTCTGACGGCAACTCGAAGGACCCCAGTGCTTCCTACTAGTCTGTCCAATCTCAGGGAAATGCCCCCAAAGGTCCCGCCGCGCAGGGAGAGCATCAGCCCCCACGCAGCCAAACGGGAGCTCCCCGTCCATCTGATCAGCACCACCAACCAGGTGCAGAAACCTGCAGCGGTGCAGCAGAAGATCCCCACCAAGCTGGCTGCAGCCAAAGGGAAGGAGAAAAGCAGCAAGGGGAAGAGGTCCCACCAGAGAACACAGAGTGCAG CTTCTATAGATGTGAACCAGGTGCTGCCCATTCGAGTGATGGGCAAAGAAGGAGGCAGCCTGAAATCCAGAAGGAGCAGCAGTCCTCAGAGGATCTTGACATCAG ATACCTTCAGGCCACCAGGAGTTGCCCCAAGTGTAAAACCATCACAGTCCTTCATCGTTCACAAGCGAGGCGGCGCTGACGGTCCTCCCCCCACACCACCTCCCTTCCCCAAAGATATTCTTGAAAAAGTCAAAGATAAGGTACTATTCCTTTAA
- the LOC133452417 gene encoding rho guanine nucleotide exchange factor 18-like isoform X2, whose amino-acid sequence MEETDGLRLRLPHEDSVSLVSTLSEPINLEDSHYAQMRCELESDAENLEAENWSVTVEQNYLKTLNKEDVKRQDVIYELIQTEMHHVRTLKILFYVYMHELKRSLPLDEGRLERLFPRVETLLSLHQHFLDRLKELQGQEEGATDYYHITQLGDILSSQFSGTLGEQMMESYSFFCSRQSEAISFYKEQIQSNKKLQLLIRNIGQLPLVRRLGIPECFLLVAQRITKYPLLVERIIQNTAADTEECRSLQKSLGLIKETISQVNTQVSEYEKVVRLREISLRLEPKTPGRLKDGQVFRREDLMQGNRMLLHEGTVTLKYSGRQKDVLAVLLSDVLLLLQEKDQKLLFVNVENKPPVISLQRLIVREVAHEDKAMYLICACTSIMPEMYEIHTSSKEECFTWMTLIREAVNSHREEELYHEQIAMLQHFQDILKVTDDQIIQSLSEKQQLFAALYEYVTAQETPHKGLLLRGDTTDLQQGEVLLNGAIMEVENLQNLLFMTIRDPNFLTEENDLQGESQRSTNTPEVTDDADAVENPIDSESFPLHVAQTSSDHPSQEIPFSEGLEQSADDEGQTLPEPSWTSTWSQSSGTALCDSVIMLAQRLYSLQAVIAKQDSRIELQQAFTTKSKNPARHYSNVLLEQEKQRNLEKQKEELANLNKVQIQLREEQQRWEKDRERHRNTVEALEARLQQREEECKRWEDELNEEKSELERQRKSYQQDLERLRETTKSVDKERERLIQEKDRLDKLKTKLIQNPGHGNYDNPAQSLSAYSSFRESVVNGGGTLTATRRTPVLPTSLSNLREMPPKVPPRRESISPHAAKRELPVHLISTTNQVQKPAAVQQKIPTKLAAAKGKEKSSKGKRSHQRTQSAASIDVNQVLPIRVMGKEGGSLKSRRSSSPQRILTSDTFRPPGVAPSVKPSQSFIVHKRGGADGPPPTPPPFPKDILEKVKDKVLFL is encoded by the exons ACTCCCATTATGCTCAGATGCGATGTGAGCTCGAGTCTGATGCCGAGAATCTGGAGGCAGAGAACTGGAGCGTCACTGTGGAGCAGAACTACCTGAAGACCCTGAACAAAGAGGATGTGAAAAGACAGGATGTCATCTACG AGTTGATCCAGACAGAGATGCACCATGTCCGCACTTTAAAAATCCTTTTCTACGTGTATATGCATGAGCTGAAGCGCTCTCTTCCACTCGACGAGGGCCGGCTGGAGCGGCTCTTCCCGAGAGTTGAAACTTTGCTCAGCCTCCACCAGCACTTCCTCGACCGCCTCAAAGAGCTCCAGGGTCAAGAGGAGGGAGCCACAGACTACTACCACATCACCCAGCTGGGGGATATTCTTAGCAGTCAG tttTCAGGTACACTGGGAGAACAGATGATGGAGAGTTACAGCTTTTTTTGCAGTCGTCAGAGTGAAGCCATCAGCTTCTACAAAGAGCAGATTCAGAGCAACAAGAAGCTACAACTTCTTATCAGA AACATAGGTCAGCTGCCTCTAGTGCGACGATTGGGAATCCCTGAATGTTTCCTACTGGTGGCCCAACGTATCACAAAATATCCTCTCCTGGTGGAACGAATCATCCAGAACACTGCAG CTGACACAGAGGAGTGTAGGTCTCTGCAGAAAAGTCTGGGGCTGATCAAAGAGACAATCTCCCAAGTGAACACTCAGGTTAGCGAGTATGAGAAGGTCGTTCGTCTGAGAGAGATCAGCCTTCGCCTTGAGCCAAAAACTCCTGGTCGGCTGAAGGATGGCCAGGTGTTTCGCAGAGAGGATCTGATGCAGGGCAACAGGATGCTTCTGCATGAAGGCACCGTCACGCTGAAGTACTCTGGCAGACAGAAAG ATGTTCTCGCTGTGCTGCTGTCAGATGTACTCCTTCTCTTACAAGAGAAGGATCAGAAACTTCTATTTGTTAACGTG GAAAACAAGCCGCCGGTGATATCCCTTCAAAGACTGATCGTCAGAGAAGTGGCCCATGAGGACAAAGCCATGTATCTCATCTGTGCATGCACCTCCATCATGCCTGAGATGTATGAGATCCACACGAGCTCCAAAGAAGAATGTTTCACCTGGATGACCCTCATACGAGAAGCTGTGAACAG TCATCGGGAAGAGGAGCTGTACCATGAACAAATTGCTATGCTACAACATTTTCAGG ACATTCTGAAGGTCACAGATGACCAGATCATACAAAGCCTGTCAGAGAAACAGCAACTCTTTGCTGCTCTGTACGAGTACGTGACGGCACAAGAAACTCCCCACAAAGGACTACTGCTGCGTGGAGACAcgactgacctccagcaggggGAGGTGCTGCTTAATGGAGCCATCATGGAGG TGgaaaacctgcagaacctgctctTCATGACAATAAGGGATCCAAACTTTCTTACGGAGGAGAACGACCTGCAAGGAGAGTCACAGAGGAGCACCAACACCCCTGAAGTGACGGATG atgcagATGCAGTTGAGAACCCGATTGATAGTGAGAGCTTTCCCCTGCACGTCGCTCAAACCAGCAGTGACCACCCGTCCCAGGAGATTCCCTTTTCTGAAGGCCTCGAGCAGTCT GCTGATGACGAAGGGCAAACCCTCCCAGAACCGAGCTGGACTTCAACCTGGAGCCAGTCCTCTGGGACGGCG TTGTGTGACAGTGTGATAATGCTTGCACAGAGGCTCTACAGCTTACAA GCCGTCATTGCCAAGCAGGACAGCAGGATTGAGCTCCAACAAGCTTTCACAACAAAGAGCAAAAATCCCGCTCGTCACTACAGCAACGTGCTCCTTGAGCAGGAGAAGCAGCGCAACTTGGAGAAGCAAAAAGAGGAGCTCGCCAACTTAAACAAGGTGCAGATACAGCTTCGAGAGGAGCAGCAGCGCTGGGAAAAGGACAGGGAGCGACATAGGAACACAGTCGAGGCTCTGGAGGCTCGGCTGCAACAGAGGGAAGAGGAGTGCAAACGGTGGGAGGACGAGCTGAATGAGGAGAAGTCTGAGCTGGAGCGGCAGAGGAAAAGCTACCAGCAGGACCTGGAGAGACTGAGGGAGACCACAAAATCAGTGGACAAGGAGAGGGAGCGCCTGATTCAGGAGAAAGATCGCTTGGACAAGTTGAAGACAAAGTTAATTCAAAATCCAGGACACGGGAATTATGATAATCCTGCACAA AGTCTTTCCGCTTATTCGTCATTCAGGGAAAGCGTAGTGAACGGAGGTGGGACTCTGACGGCAACTCGAAGGACCCCAGTGCTTCCTACTAGTCTGTCCAATCTCAGGGAAATGCCCCCAAAGGTCCCGCCGCGCAGGGAGAGCATCAGCCCCCACGCAGCCAAACGGGAGCTCCCCGTCCATCTGATCAGCACCACCAACCAGGTGCAGAAACCTGCAGCGGTGCAGCAGAAGATCCCCACCAAGCTGGCTGCAGCCAAAGGGAAGGAGAAAAGCAGCAAGGGGAAGAGGTCCCACCAGAGAACACAGAGTGCAG CTTCTATAGATGTGAACCAGGTGCTGCCCATTCGAGTGATGGGCAAAGAAGGAGGCAGCCTGAAATCCAGAAGGAGCAGCAGTCCTCAGAGGATCTTGACATCAG ATACCTTCAGGCCACCAGGAGTTGCCCCAAGTGTAAAACCATCACAGTCCTTCATCGTTCACAAGCGAGGCGGCGCTGACGGTCCTCCCCCCACACCACCTCCCTTCCCCAAAGATATTCTTGAAAAAGTCAAAGATAAGGTACTATTCCTTTAA